TATGCTCGGTGGGGGACTGAATTTATGATCCCAAGTACATATAATTCATATTATAAACTATCAGACGGAAACTATGTTTTGGTTAATTCTCTAAGTGGAGCTGTGGACACGATTGGACCCGAAGTAAAGTCTTTCTTAGGCAGATTAAAGCGAGGTGATATTCCTTCGGGTATACATGTTGAGGAGTTAATCCAATTTTTAACACATAGAGGGTACATCTTCAAAAGTCGTGAGGAAGAATGGAAAAAGCTTCTTCAGATAAAAGAACAAGTAAATAAAATCTCAGCGATGTCAAATACCGGATTTGTGTTTAATGTATGCACAACGTATATGTGCAATCTGAGATGTCCCTATTGTTATCAAGGTCATGAGATTCATAAACAATCGCATGCCCTTAGCCATGAAGAAATTAATAAGCTCTTTGAAGCTGTTGATTCTATACTAAGCATGGAAAAAAGAAGGGGCAGGTTTGTAAACGCCAGTCATCAAATGATGTTATATGGAGGGGAGCCGCTACTCCCCACAACAAAAGCTGCTGTTTATGAAGTGGTAAGACGCGGTATTGAAGATTACGGTTTTCGTTTCCACGCCATTACTAATGGTACCTTTTTACATGAATACATCGATTTTTTCAAGCAATATCGTGATATGTGGGATTACTTTCAGATTACAATTGACGGCCCCAAGCATCTTCATGATCAGATGAGGATTAATGCGAATGGTCGTGGGACCTTTGATCGCATAGTACACAATATTGATCTTGCGATGGCTAATGGATTTAGAATAGGCTTAAGAACAAATGTAAATAAGGACAATGTTGATCAATTAGAAGAACTAGCATTATTTATTGAGGACAAGGGCTGGCCTGAACATCCATTATTTCTATGGCAGATATCCCCAGTTACTGATCATTACGGTGATAATTTGCCAAATCATCTGCCTGAACACAAGTTACTTGCTGCACTCTATGGAAAATTCGGTAATGTGGATGTATTCTTGGATAAGTTTCACGCACAATTGGGCACCGATCTCAACATGAGAACCAGTCGAATACGCCAAGCACTTCAATCAAAGGGATGGTCATCCAATCCATGCGATAGCTGTAACTCAACACCTAATACGTTGCCTATCTTCAAAGAATGCAGCGCAAGAGATCATCGATACTATGCCTTTGGTGCTGAAGGGTTAATATACGCCTGTCCTGAATCTGTTGGTCGTAAAGAACTCGCAGTCGGAACGTTCATACCTTCTTATAATATAGACAAAAAGAAGCATGATATGTGGAATCAAGATATAACTGACTCGGAGCAATGCAGTTCCTGTAGTATTGCTTTGTTCTGTGGCGGTGGGTGTGGCTATACCAATTTAATGAGAAATGGCGATATAAATAAACCATATTGTAATTTCACTCACCCAACAATCTCGACATACATTAAACAAAATGAGGAGTCGTTTACTGGTGTCTTGAATAATTAATGGATATAATGGGCAGGTTTAGCTGTAGTAAAGGGGGATTAATTGATGTCAAAAATTCAATCCGAATACCCGCTAATACTGCCCTATTCGGTATACCCGATGGATACGTCCGGAAGTCGATTGTATTACTTGATCTTATTTGATTCCGGAGCTCAACTGAAAGTTTCAGATAAAATATTGAAAATCTTAACTTATTTAGATGGTACACATAGTTATAGTGAAATATGTAAGTCTCTTAGAACAGAACATGGAATATCAATTTGTGAAGAGGAACTTCGCTTTTTAATAGAAACTCGCTTATCAACGGCTGGAGCTTTTTATTCTGGTGCAAAAGATGAACCACGGAGCTCCAATTATCACTCCGCAATCATGTTTCGCACTACTTTTATTCAAGGGATTCATTTTAAGGCGTTAACAGTCCCTTTTCAATTCCTATTTTCAGTGCATTATGCTCTTGCAATGATCTTGATAGCTTTACTTTCGGTTCTGTACCATCTTACAAATTACAGGGCTGCCGATTATATGGATCCCCTTAGTACAATGACAGGGATGAGCTTTGCTGTAATACTAGCTTTACTGTCTATAGTTTTTCATGAATTTGGTCATATTACAGCTGCATTTCGCTTTGGAATTGTCCCCCGAGATATTGGTGTTGGATTGTATCTCCTTATGCCTTCCTTATTTGTAGATTTGCGTGAGGCATGGCGACTTCCTAGGAAGCAACGCGTTATTATCGACTTAGCAGGGGTTTACTTCCAACTAATACTCTTTATACTTTTTGAAATCATGTACTGGATAAGTAACGAGAACGTTTTTTTACTTGCAAACCAATTTATTTTAGTGAGCGTTTGTGTGAATTTGAATCCTATTCTTCGTTATGATGGGTTTTGGGCTGTAACTGATGCGCTAGGAATTGTAAATTTTCACTCCAAAGCATTCGAGGTTATAAAAAGTCATTGGTTTTATTTTATTTTACGTAAGAGGAGTTATAGGGATAGGTTGGATCGTCCTTTTAGAGATATGCAGGTAAATAGACGTAAAGTACTTATTAAATTTTCCTTTGTTTACTGGATAACTGTGATTACAGCCACGACCTACATCATTCACACTATGATAAGTGCGCTATTCAGTGGACCGTTCCTGGACTGGGAGTCAAAAAAAGGATTAATTGTAGTTCTTGGGATTGCGCTTGTTAATGCAGTCTTTCGGTACGTAGTTAAGAGACAATCACAGCGAAGGAGTGAAAAACGTGCTTCAAAGGGAAGTGATGAAAGTCACACAGTTGACCAAAACATATGAAACGGAATCCGGTAAAGTTCATATTCTAAAAGGGATAAGCTGCTCCTTTCGCCGGGGGGAGCTTGTTAGCATTATGGGGCCTAGCGGTAGCGGCAAATCCACCTTGCTCGGGATATTGGGGACATTGGATGTACCCACATCAGGGAGAGTAATTATAGATGGAAGAGATATTACGGATCTAAGCGAGCATCAGCTTGTTGAATGTAGAGCTAAAAAAGTTGGATTCGTGTTCCAAGCTTATAACTTGATTTCCACGATGACTGCGCTAGAAAATGTGATGCTGCCTATGCGCTTCGGGGAACAGAGCGTCGGTCGGAAGAGTATGGAGCAGAGGGCCAGGGAATTGCTAGAGATTGTAGGAATAGGGAATAAGACGAGCAATCTTCCTACCCAATTGTCCGGCGGCCAACAGCAGCGTGTAGCCATAGCCAGAGCACTAGCCAATCGTCCTCCCATTGTCGTTATGGATGAACCGACCGGTAACCTTGATTCTCAGACCGGCCGCAGAATTATTGACCTTATTCTTGAATTACGCGAGAAGTATGAAATGACTTTCGTACTAGCCACACATGATCCGTTAATAAGCAAGCTCTCAGATCGGACCATTCATATTCTGGACGGACAAGTATCAAGAGAAGAACCAAGGGAAGAGGTCGTGATGTCATGATTCTCCGGTCGGCCATCAGAAGTTTAACCCGTGCAAGAGGTCGAACGCTGCTTACGGTGTTTAGCATTCTCATTGGAACGTGCAGCTTCTACATGATGACAATGATCACTGGCCTTGTTCCGGCTTCTATAGACCAATCCGCTAGGCAAATGCTGGGCGGAGATCTAGCACTTCAAGCTTATCTAACCCCTATACAGACTGAGGCTATATCGGCACTTATACCTGCGGAGCAACGAACTGCAATGACTGCTGCATTAGTTAAGTCTAGTATGATTAAATCCGAGGCGAAGACGACCAATATCATTGTGAAAGGCGTCGATATACGGTCGTATCCACTAATCGATAATGAACAGTTACCGGGATTGGAGCTTCTAATGCAAGATGAGGTAATTCTGACTGAGGATGCTGCGAGCCGATTGAATGTAGAGCCTGGTGATCCAATAGGCCTTCCGAATGCAACCGACGGAACACTTCAGGAGTTTCGAGTGAAGCACATCGT
Above is a genomic segment from Paenibacillus sp. YYML68 containing:
- a CDS encoding ABC transporter ATP-binding protein, with protein sequence MKVTQLTKTYETESGKVHILKGISCSFRRGELVSIMGPSGSGKSTLLGILGTLDVPTSGRVIIDGRDITDLSEHQLVECRAKKVGFVFQAYNLISTMTALENVMLPMRFGEQSVGRKSMEQRARELLEIVGIGNKTSNLPTQLSGGQQQRVAIARALANRPPIVVMDEPTGNLDSQTGRRIIDLILELREKYEMTFVLATHDPLISKLSDRTIHILDGQVSREEPREEVVMS
- a CDS encoding radical SAM/SPASM domain-containing protein, whose product is MIPSTYNSYYKLSDGNYVLVNSLSGAVDTIGPEVKSFLGRLKRGDIPSGIHVEELIQFLTHRGYIFKSREEEWKKLLQIKEQVNKISAMSNTGFVFNVCTTYMCNLRCPYCYQGHEIHKQSHALSHEEINKLFEAVDSILSMEKRRGRFVNASHQMMLYGGEPLLPTTKAAVYEVVRRGIEDYGFRFHAITNGTFLHEYIDFFKQYRDMWDYFQITIDGPKHLHDQMRINANGRGTFDRIVHNIDLAMANGFRIGLRTNVNKDNVDQLEELALFIEDKGWPEHPLFLWQISPVTDHYGDNLPNHLPEHKLLAALYGKFGNVDVFLDKFHAQLGTDLNMRTSRIRQALQSKGWSSNPCDSCNSTPNTLPIFKECSARDHRYYAFGAEGLIYACPESVGRKELAVGTFIPSYNIDKKKHDMWNQDITDSEQCSSCSIALFCGGGCGYTNLMRNGDINKPYCNFTHPTISTYIKQNEESFTGVLNN